ATAAATAAAGTTTTTGGGAACAATGAGTACGTTTGTTCTTTTCAGGTTAGGGTTGGGGCTATAAGATTCATCTTTTTTTGCAGCGATCTGTTCAGCATTCCATGTTTTACTTTCTGTTTTGTCATTTTTCTCTTCTTTGATACTTCCTTTATAATTCGTTGTTTCAATTCGACATTCTGTGCCAATTGGTGCAATAAATTGAAAGCTACTTTTTTCTACAGATACATTATTGGACACTTCAGGAGTCCAAGAGGGAATGATCAAGTTTTGTTTACTCCTAACTTCGTATTGGTATTCGACTGTATAAGGATAGCTATGGTAATCAGGTGTATATAATTTTACACGGGAATCGGCAAACATCGTGCTGTTGTCCACAGCGCTAATATCCTTGAAATCTTTCGTTGCAATTTTCTTTTGCAATATTCCCATTTCGTTATAGATAGCCCCCTTCAGACTCTTGATTTCCGTGGATTTATTATAATATACCGGGAGCGTGGCGTAATGGTCCCCGTTTTTATTATACACAGTTATGGCACAGGTTATGGTTGTGATGACTTGTTCGGGAGATTTCATTTCTACCACAGTTTTATCATTGCGCACAGTAGCGACAGCTCTGCTCTTTAGTGCACTTGGGATATTGGCGACGTCGTAATTATCTTGCCCAATTGCGACGATCGGAAGCAGGAAGTAGAATAAGTTGACGAATAAGATTTTCATTTTTTACCGATTAATTTTATGTCTAGTTTTTGTTGTTGAATAATACGTGAATACAATTCTTTGAGCGAAAAATACTCATCGACTGAAAAGATGGGTTTGTTAAACGCCAGGCTCTGCAGAATCTCAAGTTGATTGCCATTGATTTGAGTGACGTATCTATATTTTGCAGTTGATTCGGGGAGTGCTAACGATGCATTTTGAGGTTTTTCAACAATTTCATAACGATCGGGGATTGTCAATTTGATTGTGTATTGCGTTTTTGATTTAAAGCCCATATCGACTGGATAAGTTCTTTCCTGTGCTTTAAAGGGGTTGTAGGAAATCCTGTCAATAATATTGGGCGCCAATACCAATACGTCTTGTTCCATTTGTTTGGAGACATCTAGGACGACGTCAAATTCTTCTATCAATGGTTGATCAATATTCGCTAGATTTTGGATACTTGATTTAGTTAACGTGATATTGGGCATTTCTTCGTCTAGTTTTTCCCAATATTCCTCCAAAGAATTGAATTTGGCAATATGCTGACGTTTTAAGAAGGCTTTGTTGCCACTGCTGCTTATGGTCAGTTTTCCCTTAATTTTAGATTGTTCATCTAAAGCTCCCTCCAATATGTGGTTGACATCGGAAGATTCTTCTACCGTAAGCGGAAACCAGTCTGAGCTTTTTCTGGAGTAGATAATTCTTCCCCGTTCATTTAAGCATTGTAAAGGCAGCTGTCCAAAAGGTAGGTATGAATTGGAGGCATCTAATTTAAATTTTACGCCATCTATATCTACGCAAGCGATGACATAGTCAAAGTCGGATAATACGGGAAATAAGGCGTTAGGTGTACCGTTTCGGCGTGTTGAAAGAATTATAGGGTAGGCCTCCAGATCTGCCGCTAATAGCGCGGTTACCAGTGCTAAATTGATGTCCCCGATATTGCCGGTTCGTTTTTCCAATGCTTTTTCAATACCAGTTTCAGCATATTTACCTAAATAATTATTCCATTTTATTTGTTTGTTGATATAGTTATATATCTTTTTTGCTTTTTCTAATTTGGTGTCAGTAGGCGATACAATTGTTGCTAAATGGGCTTTGAATAAGTCTGTTTTTTTTAATTGACCTCCAAAAGCCTTTTCATTCATGAGGTCTGTATCGACGTCTTTCCAGGTTTTGCTAAATGTCTTCTTGCTACCAGTACTTGGATAAAAGATTGATTCAAGCTCATAATAGATTGCAGATTTGAAATTGGTTGGCGAAGTCATGTAGTCCTCTTCCATAAATGCGGGGATGTTCTTCATGGTATAGGTCAATTTTGAACAGTCCATTCGCAGTCCATCCAGGAAAATATATTCTTTCAGTGCTTCGGCTTTTTGATCGGTAAGCTTGTAAGGGCCACGTAAAACTACATTGTAGGAAAAAGAAGCAGGAATAATGGCGATATATTGGCTTTGTATTTTGGGGATATCGTCTTGAAATTCCCATGTCTTGAAATTAAATAAATCCTGCTCCAGCGTGCGATAGGACACTTCGATAATAGATCCTTCTTTAATATTCGGAAGGGTGAACTTATTAAGATCCAGATAGGCTGAGTAATTTTCCTTGAAAACTTTTTTATTTTCAAGCTCTGTTTTCTCGATCCTACCATTTTCTAAGTTATACGTAACAGCCTTTAGTTCGTCAAAATAGTCACGTATGTAACTTCCGCGTTTATACGAGGGAATTTCAAAATTAGCTTTTTTAAACCCTTCTTTGTTATTGATCCGGATAAGTACATGGTATTCATGTTGAAGTTTTACGCGATTATCATAATCATCAACAAAGACAGAGCTCCGTCCAAACTCATTGAGTACGATTGCATTGGCATTGCTATCCAGGTCTGTTCGTGAAAAATCTGAAATAGAAACTTTACCAAAGTCAAAAGTTTGGGCTATACTATTTGTATAAATAGAAAATATTAAAAATAGCGTTAAAAACTGGCGCATAACTATAGGTGTAATAATTCACGAATATAAGTTTTTAGCCAAAATTAAACGATACTTCCGGATAATTATTTATCTAGTTGCAAAAGATTATTAATGATTTCGGTGATGTTATCGACATCTTCACCATCTTCCAGCATAGAGAATGCAAGATAGGTGGCGTAGATTTCAGGACTGAATTTTACGTGCTTATCGGCGATAAACCGGTCGATCTGTTCTTCATTGCATTCAAAATGAATACTTTGTAATTCATTGAAAAGATTGGTTGAGATGGTCTGATGATTTTCACCACAGGCAAATCCTGCAATAATATGGAATAGAAACTTATCGGTTATTTCGTCATCTTCCTTTTTGAACATAGCACGAATATGCTTATAATCGAATTTAGTTTTTGCGCTATTCACAATAGTGTCCCAAATCTGATACTCTGCTTTAGTCTCCATAGCTCGCTTTAAATTTATATTGGTATAAGCAATATAGCAAAAATAATTTGATTTTTGGCAAGGATAATGAAACTTAGTGGTCTATTCAAATGACCGCAATAAGCGGTCTATCTGTAGGCATAAAATTCAGCAGATCCTCGGGTAAAGGACGGGATATCGATTATGATGAAGAGCTTATGCCTGTAATAAGGTGTAAACTATTTCCCCTAAAAAGCAGCCTAATATCACACCAAATAGAATTGACAAAATCACCTTTAACCAGACTGGGCTTGTTTCTAAAATCAGTTTCATGGAGCAAAATTGCTTTAAAAATATACTTTAAAAAAGACTTTTCTCTTTTTTAAGGCTAGCTGTGGCGATACAATGACATGAATTTTGGCCTTTATGGTATGATAATTGAAAATTAATAGTTGGATTCGATTTTTTTAGTAATTTAAGTCGGAAATTGAAATTGTTGAAATAGCCTGATTTATAATTATGATAACACGAATAGTATTGACAATTGTTCTATTCACTTTAACAAAAGTTGGGCTTGGCCAGCAGGTGAATATGGAGAAAATTCGAAAAGAATATGCGGAGGCCGTGAAGGACGAGGATCTGTGTGAACATAATTTGGAGGCGTTGACCGAAGGTGCCAAATCGCCGACAGAGAAAGCCTATCTAGCCGCCTATCAAATACTGTTAGCGAAACATATCGGCAATCCATTTAAGAAAGTTGGGCAATTCAAAGAGGGGAAAAAGCATTTGGAAGAAGTGATTAAGGAAAATCCAAATCATATTGAAGCGCGTTTTATACGTTGGAGCGTACAGGTGCATGCGCCTTCTTTTTTGGGCTACAACAATAATATCCTTGAGGATAAAAATTTCCTGGTTAAAAACCTTTATAAATTACCCAATGAAGAGGCTAAATCAATTATTTATAATTATCTCAAAGGCGCCAATCCTTATCTTAAAGGTGGGCAAGTATTTAGCGCTACAGAGTTGAAGGAGCTAGCCCAATAGGACGTTAAAGGTTGTTAATTTGACAAGACTGTGGGGTATTTTGGCTAGAATATTGCGTATCTTGCTATATGAATTAGTTCAACATCTACAAAAAGAGTATATCATGAAGAATTTAGTTTTTCCAATGACTGTATTAACGGCCAGTTTGTTTGTTGTCGGATGTGGTGTCAGCAAAAAGCAATATGCTGGTTTACAGTCCGACTATAGTAAATTGCAAACGGAGCACAGTCAATTGACCAAGCAATATCAGGATGGACAACTTCAATTAGCTGAAGGCCGGACACGGATCAAGAGTTTAGAAGATCAGTTGGCTTCCGAACGACAAAATAATGCGGACCTCCGATCGGCTTATGCTGCTTTGCAGAAATCGCTCGATAACAGTATTAATCAGAATTCACAGGGAAATATTAATATTTCTAAGCTGGTTGATGAAATTAACGCTTCAAATAAATACATTAAGCATCTCGTTGAGACGAAAAACAAATCCGATTCCTTGAATCTGGTATTGACAAATAATTTGACAAGATCACTTAGCCGTGAGGAACTGCAGGAAGTTGATGTACAGGTATTAAAAGGGGTCGTTTATATCTCACTTGCTGATAACATGCTTTACAAATCCGGTAGCTATGAAATTAATGATAGAGCCGATCAGACGTTAAGCAAAATTGCGAAAATTATCCAGGATTATAGAGATTATGAAGTTTTGATTGAAGGTAATACTGATACGGATCCAATTTCTAAACCTAATATTCGGAATAACTGGGATTTAAGTACGCTGAGAGCCTCTTCTGTAGTACAGGCTTTACAAAATAAATACGGTGTGGATCCGAAGCGTTTAACTGCAGGTGGTAGAGGAGAATATAATCCAATTGCAGATAATACGACCGCGCTAGGTAAGCAACGGAATCGAAGAACGCAGATTATTATAACCCCTAAATTGGATCAATTTATGGAGTTGATTGATAAGGCCCCGGAGGCTACCGAGGTACCATCGGCACAATAGATTTTAATTAGGTAAATAAAAAAATCCTTTCCAAAATGGAAAGGATTTTTTTATTATCCAAAGAATTTACTTGGATCAAAGCCGTGTTCTTTTAATACATCATCTGGTACACCATTCCAGACTCCAGGTTTATTTCCGGCATAGCCAATATCTTTTACACCCATTTCACTGGTGTAAAATCCTGAAGAAGTCAGGTTGCGCATCAATGAAAAGAAGGCGGCACCTTGTTTCATTTCTGGCCTTGCCAAATCAGGGTAGGCGATATCATCTACCAACGCAAGTTGATCTTTTGCGCTACATTTGATAAATACTGTTCCGTAACGCTTTTTGGACTGGAGGTCGAGCCAACGAAGTCCGCCGCGCATCGGGATTTTATTATCAGGCAAATCTTTTACAATAAATTCGATAAAATCGGGTACTCCCGCTTCCGAAGCGCTTCCTGAAATATTGTCCTTAGGAATAATAATGTCAGCCAAAACAGTGATTGTCGCCATTTCATGTTCGTCGAAAAACTTTTCGGCGTATAATTGTTCTGTGCGTTCATATTCAAAATCCTGGA
The Sphingobacterium multivorum genome window above contains:
- a CDS encoding OmpA/MotB family protein, with amino-acid sequence MKNLVFPMTVLTASLFVVGCGVSKKQYAGLQSDYSKLQTEHSQLTKQYQDGQLQLAEGRTRIKSLEDQLASERQNNADLRSAYAALQKSLDNSINQNSQGNINISKLVDEINASNKYIKHLVETKNKSDSLNLVLTNNLTRSLSREELQEVDVQVLKGVVYISLADNMLYKSGSYEINDRADQTLSKIAKIIQDYRDYEVLIEGNTDTDPISKPNIRNNWDLSTLRASSVVQALQNKYGVDPKRLTAGGRGEYNPIADNTTALGKQRNRRTQIIITPKLDQFMELIDKAPEATEVPSAQ
- a CDS encoding gluconate 2-dehydrogenase subunit 3 family protein codes for the protein MNRRESLRALGLIAAGSGLLTAACNSKDAKNAAADNGKKLPGVQDFEYERTEQLYAEKFFDEHEMATITVLADIIIPKDNISGSASEAGVPDFIEFIVKDLPDNKIPMRGGLRWLDLQSKKRYGTVFIKCSAKDQLALVDDIAYPDLARPEMKQGAAFFSLMRNLTSSGFYTSEMGVKDIGYAGNKPGVWNGVPDDVLKEHGFDPSKFFG
- a CDS encoding transglutaminase domain-containing protein, yielding MRQFLTLFLIFSIYTNSIAQTFDFGKVSISDFSRTDLDSNANAIVLNEFGRSSVFVDDYDNRVKLQHEYHVLIRINNKEGFKKANFEIPSYKRGSYIRDYFDELKAVTYNLENGRIEKTELENKKVFKENYSAYLDLNKFTLPNIKEGSIIEVSYRTLEQDLFNFKTWEFQDDIPKIQSQYIAIIPASFSYNVVLRGPYKLTDQKAEALKEYIFLDGLRMDCSKLTYTMKNIPAFMEEDYMTSPTNFKSAIYYELESIFYPSTGSKKTFSKTWKDVDTDLMNEKAFGGQLKKTDLFKAHLATIVSPTDTKLEKAKKIYNYINKQIKWNNYLGKYAETGIEKALEKRTGNIGDINLALVTALLAADLEAYPIILSTRRNGTPNALFPVLSDFDYVIACVDIDGVKFKLDASNSYLPFGQLPLQCLNERGRIIYSRKSSDWFPLTVEESSDVNHILEGALDEQSKIKGKLTISSSGNKAFLKRQHIAKFNSLEEYWEKLDEEMPNITLTKSSIQNLANIDQPLIEEFDVVLDVSKQMEQDVLVLAPNIIDRISYNPFKAQERTYPVDMGFKSKTQYTIKLTIPDRYEIVEKPQNASLALPESTAKYRYVTQINGNQLEILQSLAFNKPIFSVDEYFSLKELYSRIIQQQKLDIKLIGKK